In Arachis stenosperma cultivar V10309 chromosome 1, arast.V10309.gnm1.PFL2, whole genome shotgun sequence, one DNA window encodes the following:
- the LOC130979959 gene encoding uncharacterized protein LOC130979959, whose translation MTKKRSWRNEETVLLTEECSAIIQHKLPQKLKDPGSFQIPCIIGEVMVEKALCDLGASINLMSLTMMKRMKIEEAKPTRMALQLADRTFKFPHGIVEDLLVKVGDFIFPADFVVLDMEEEARASIILGRPFLAMSYPSESLKECMRVDVVDIAVHETFEETTKEVAEEEFTKDIEVSDIKAAEATMPSMPERMKEEKEAPKPELKALPPNLKYAYLGSDGSHPVIISSALSQEQEEELIKIVVDPRDQEKTSFVCPYGVFAYRRMPFGLCNAPGTFQRCMLSIFSDMIEKFIEVFMDDFSVFGNSFPSCLHHLALVLKRCQETNLVLNWEKCHFMVTEGIVLGHKVFLGHAGFYRRFIRDFSKIAKPLSNLLVSDTPFVFDKNCMLAYELLKQKLSSAPIIAPPDWNLPFELMCDASDLAIGAVLGQRKDNLVHVIYYASKVLNDNQRNYTTTEKELLAIVFAFDKFRSYLIGSKVIVFTDHSALKYLLAKQESKPRLIRWVLLLQEFDIEIKDKKGVENKVADHLSRIPCEEGSTPSTHINECFPDEQLMIIHKAPWFADIANFKATGSLPLEFNKHQRKKLIIELFDVWGIDFMGPFPTSYSNNYILVAVDYVSKWVEAIATPTNDNKVVINFLRKHIFCRFGVPRAIISDGGSHFCNKPLEALLLKYGVKHKVATPYHPQTSGQAEISNRELKRDWSIKLDDALWAYRTAFKTPIGMSPYQLVYGKAYHLPLELEHKAFWALKLLNLDSKAAGERRMLQIQELEEFRAEAYENAKIYKERAKKKHDSNIAPRKFEEGQKVLLYNSRLKLFPGKLKSRWSGPFLVTKVSQYGQVEIMEEKSQRTFTVNGQRLKHYLGDVEEKDKVKYHLN comes from the exons atgaccaagaagagaagctggagAAATGAGGAAACTGTGTTGTTGACTGAAGAgtgcagtgccatcattcaacatAAATTGCCTCAGAAATTGAAGGATCCAGGCAGTTTCCAAATTCCTTGCATCATAGGAGAAGTCATGGTggagaaggccttgtgtgacttaggggccAGTATCAATTTGATGTCTCTAACAATGATGAAAAgaatgaagattgaggaagccaaaccaacaagaatggccctcCAATTGGCAGATCGAACCTTTAAATTCCCTCATGGGATAGTTGAGGATttgttggtgaaagtgggagaTTTTATATTTCCTGCTGATTTTGTGGTGTTAGATATGGAGGAAGAAGCCAGAGCTTCaatcattctgggaagacccttcctg GCAATGAGCTATCCATCAGAATCACTAAAGGAATGCATGAGAGTGGATGTAGTGGACATTGCAGTACACGAAACCTTTGAGGAAACAACAAAGGAAGTGGCAGAGGAGGAGTTCACCAAGGATATAGAAGTTAGTGACATCAAGGCTGCCGAAGCAACCATGCCAAGCATGCCAGAAAGaatgaaagaagagaaggaagcaccaaaacctgagctcaaaGCATTGCCCCCTAatctcaagtatgcatacttgggtAGTGATGGGAGCCATCCTGTTATCATTAGCTCTGCCCTGAGCCAAGAACAGGAAGAAGAATTGATCAAG ATAGTAGTTGATCcaagagatcaagagaaaacatcatttgtTTGTCCATATGGAGTTTTTGCGTATAGACGCATGCCCTTTGgactgtgcaatgcacctggcaccttccaaaggtgcatgctgtccatcttctcggacatgatcgaaaagtttattgaagttttcatggatgatttttctgtgTTTGGAAATTCCTTTCCTAGCTGTCTACACCACCTTGCCTTGGTGcttaagagatgccaagagaccaacctagtattaaactgggaaaagtgtcatttcatggtcacaGAAGGAATAGTTCTTGGCCATAAAGT TTTTTTGGGACACGCTGggttttacagaaggtttattagagacttttctaaaatagccaaacctttaagtaacttgcttgtctctgatacaccttttgtatttgataaaaattgcaTGCTAGCCTATGAACTTTTGAAGCAAAAACTTTCCTCTGCACCTATCATTGccccacctgattggaacttaccttttgaattgatgtgtgatgcatcagaccttgctattggggcagtgttaggacaaAGGAAAGACAATTTGGTACATGTGATCTATTATGCCAGTAAGGTCTTGAATGATAACCAaaggaattacacaaccactgaAAAAGAACTTCTGGCAATAGTCtttgcatttgacaaatttagatcctatctcattggatctaaagtcattgttttcactgatcattcagctttaaaatacttacttgctaaacaagaatccaaaccaagacttattagatgggttcttttgttgcaggaatttgacattgaaatcAAAGACAAGAAGGGTGTAGAGAACAAGGTGGCAGACCATTTATCAAGGATACCATGTGAGGAAGGAAGCACACCAAGCACACATATAAATGAGTGCTTTCCTGATGAACAACTCATGATAATTCACAAAGCACCctggtttgcagacatagcAAACTTCAAAGCCACTGGGAGTTTGCCGTTGGAGTTTAACAAGCATCAAAGGAAGAAATTGATAA ttgaattgtttgatgtatgggggatagatttcatgggacccttccccacctcatactcaaataattacattctagtggctgtagattatgtctccaaatgggttgaAGCGATAGCAACTCCAACCAATGATAATAAAGTAGTCATAAACTTcctcagaaaacacattttttgccgttttggggttccaagagcaatcatcagtgatggaggaagccacttctgcaacaaaccattagaggcattgcttctaaaatatggagtcaaacataaggtagccacaccataccaTCCACAGACAAGTGGGCAAGCCGAAATATCTAATAGGGAACTCAAAAGG GACTGGTCGATTAAActagatgatgctctttgggcatataggacagctttTAAAACACCAATTGGAATGTCTCCTTACCAACTAGTATATGGAAAGGCTTACCATTTGCCACTGGAGTTGGAGCACAAGGCATTCTGGGCCTTGAAACTCTTAAACTTGGACAGCAAAGCTGCTGGAGAAAGAAGGATGTTGCAAATTCAAGAGTTGGAAGAATTCAGAGCtgaagcttatgagaatgccaaaatttacaaagaaagagCAAAGAAGAAGCATGACAGCAACATAGCCCCAAGGAAATTTGAAGagggacaaaaagtattgctctACAATTCTAGGCTGAAGCTATTTCCAGGGAAGCTAAAATCAAGGTGGTCTGGACCATTCCTTGTCACCAAAGTCTCCCAATATGGACAAgtagaaatcatggaagaaaagTCACAAAGAACCTTCACTGTGAATGGTCAAAGACTCAAACATTACTTGGGAGATGTAGAGGAGAAAGACAAGGTTAAATATCACCTCAACTGA